A genomic window from Thermodesulfitimonas autotrophica includes:
- a CDS encoding YhcN/YlaJ family sporulation lipoprotein, whose amino-acid sequence MHLRRFYLAIVTLLVLTALFCGGCSPARKPTPSPATPTRPVTPAPARKPLPTDPREMSRLASRLASEAARVPGVNKATVVLAGSTAYVGLDLKAGLEKGAVDRVKRDVAARLKRAEPRLTRVMVTTDPDTYTRIRRVQEGIAKGKPLSAFTSELREINRRMTPETR is encoded by the coding sequence GTGCACCTGAGAAGGTTCTACCTTGCCATCGTTACGTTGCTGGTCTTAACCGCCCTTTTCTGCGGCGGGTGTTCCCCGGCCCGCAAACCGACGCCGTCCCCGGCAACTCCTACGCGGCCGGTAACGCCTGCACCGGCGCGGAAACCCCTGCCTACCGACCCGCGGGAGATGAGCCGGCTGGCCAGCCGCTTGGCCAGCGAAGCGGCGCGGGTGCCCGGGGTGAACAAGGCTACGGTTGTGCTTGCCGGCAGCACCGCCTACGTGGGGCTCGACCTGAAGGCGGGGCTTGAGAAAGGGGCTGTAGACCGGGTCAAACGCGACGTGGCGGCGCGGCTGAAGCGGGCCGAGCCGCGGCTCACCCGGGTAATGGTGACCACCGACCCGGATACTTACACCCGGATTCGCCGTGTGCAGGAGGGGATTGCGAAAGGGAAGCCGCTCTCCGCCTTCACAAGCGAGCTCCGGGAGATAAACCGGCGGATGACGCCGGAAACGCGTTGA
- the pdaB gene encoding polysaccharide deacetylase family sporulation protein PdaB yields MRVFYVNLRTLRQSLLLLLYLLAIGIFFAYALLHQPYTPTSATGSPIVYRVKTNEKVVALTFDISWGNKTPGPVLDILKKEGVKCTFFLSGPWVTKYPEIAKRIVADGHEIASHGHRHINLSQLPKEEIKNEILQAHESIRAVTGKEPRLIRTPNGDYDAKVLKAAAELGYTVIQWDADSLDWKNPGEETIVNRVLQLARPGSIILLHASDTCQQTDKALPAIIAGLRERKYKMVTVSELFKYGPGVAE; encoded by the coding sequence ATGCGTGTTTTCTACGTGAATCTGCGCACCCTGCGCCAGAGCCTCCTTTTGCTCCTTTATCTTCTGGCGATCGGTATCTTCTTCGCCTACGCTCTTTTGCACCAGCCTTACACCCCTACGAGCGCCACAGGCAGCCCGATCGTTTACCGGGTAAAAACCAACGAAAAAGTCGTCGCCCTCACCTTCGACATCAGCTGGGGGAACAAGACGCCGGGTCCCGTCCTCGACATCCTCAAAAAAGAAGGGGTCAAATGCACCTTCTTCCTTTCCGGCCCGTGGGTAACTAAATACCCGGAGATCGCCAAACGGATTGTCGCGGACGGTCACGAAATCGCAAGCCACGGCCACCGGCACATTAACCTGAGCCAGCTGCCCAAGGAAGAGATAAAAAACGAGATCCTTCAAGCTCACGAAAGCATCCGCGCCGTCACCGGCAAAGAGCCGCGCCTTATCCGGACACCTAATGGGGACTATGATGCCAAAGTGCTCAAAGCGGCCGCGGAGCTCGGTTATACGGTGATCCAGTGGGATGCGGACTCCCTCGACTGGAAGAATCCGGGCGAGGAAACCATCGTCAACCGCGTCTTGCAACTGGCCCGCCCGGGCAGCATCATCCTCCTGCACGCTAGCGACACCTGCCAGCAGACGGATAAAGCTCTGCCGGCAATCATCGCCGGCTTACGCGAGCGGAAGTACAAGATGGTGACGGTCTCCGAGCTCTTCAAGTACGGACCCGGCGTGGCAGAGTAA
- a CDS encoding D-alanyl-D-alanine carboxypeptidase family protein: MTADAAALMDADTGVFYYVKNGQQRRAPASLTKVMTAILALELADPEEEITVSRRAASVWAGSIIDLRANERIKLGELVKAALICSANDATVAIAEGVAGDHDTFVRWMNAKALLLGMVRTRFANTNGYSHPSHFSTAADLAYLARYAMRNPEFARLVQTRAATIHWVAPQRTMQIENTNQLLHENFPGITGVKTGTTSAAGQCLIAAVSQRGRHLISVVLHSDGRYWDTRRLLSWGMEVLRERTACVAGEYYTRLRVREGRLPDVPLVTDRALVVVLPAGEEGLLQKEVTLRAAPVAPVRFGTPLGEVVFTWRGQELGRVGLVAGREVERLPWHARFWRWQ; the protein is encoded by the coding sequence GTGACTGCGGATGCGGCCGCTCTGATGGATGCCGACACCGGCGTTTTTTATTACGTGAAAAATGGCCAGCAACGGCGGGCGCCGGCCAGCCTTACGAAAGTAATGACTGCCATCCTGGCGCTTGAGCTCGCCGACCCGGAGGAGGAAATAACGGTAAGCCGCCGGGCGGCATCGGTGTGGGCGGGCTCGATTATCGACCTGCGGGCGAACGAGCGCATCAAGCTCGGGGAATTGGTAAAAGCGGCGCTCATCTGCTCGGCCAATGACGCCACGGTGGCCATTGCGGAAGGGGTGGCCGGCGACCACGATACCTTTGTCCGGTGGATGAATGCCAAGGCGCTGCTTCTCGGGATGGTGCGGACTCGCTTCGCCAATACCAACGGCTACTCGCACCCTAGCCACTTTAGCACCGCGGCGGATCTTGCTTATCTCGCGCGCTACGCGATGCGTAACCCCGAATTCGCCCGGCTGGTGCAGACACGCGCGGCGACCATTCACTGGGTTGCGCCGCAGCGGACGATGCAGATAGAAAATACGAACCAGCTCCTCCACGAAAACTTTCCCGGTATCACCGGCGTCAAAACCGGTACCACAAGTGCGGCCGGGCAGTGCCTCATCGCCGCCGTTTCGCAACGAGGGCGGCACCTCATCAGCGTGGTGCTGCACAGTGACGGCCGGTACTGGGATACGCGGCGGCTCCTGTCATGGGGGATGGAGGTGTTGCGGGAACGGACGGCTTGCGTGGCAGGCGAGTACTACACCCGGCTGCGGGTGCGCGAAGGGCGGCTGCCGGATGTGCCCCTGGTAACCGACCGGGCCCTGGTAGTGGTGCTGCCTGCGGGTGAAGAAGGTCTTCTCCAGAAAGAGGTGACCTTGCGCGCCGCGCCGGTAGCGCCGGTGCGCTTTGGGACCCCCCTGGGGGAAGTAGTTTTTACCTGGCGGGGGCAGGAATTAGGACGCGTGGGGCTGGTAGCCGGGCGGGAGGTGGAACGACTTCCGTGGCACGCGCGGTTCTGGCGGTGGCAATAG
- a CDS encoding EamA family transporter yields MVFLLALLGTFCWGLAPLFGKLGLAQTNPLTALALRTFYTGVVLAGWFGFTGGIAEFRLLPPKIYLFIAFEALLATILGDLAYFSALKIGNLNDVTMIMSTSPMVTLVLSHFFLGEQIYAYQVVGILLIVAGLVLVGLQPKF; encoded by the coding sequence TTGGTATTTTTACTCGCCCTGTTAGGGACCTTTTGCTGGGGCCTCGCCCCCCTCTTCGGCAAGCTGGGCCTTGCCCAGACCAACCCCTTGACGGCCCTGGCGCTCCGGACCTTTTACACCGGCGTCGTCCTTGCCGGGTGGTTTGGCTTTACCGGGGGCATAGCCGAGTTCCGGCTCCTCCCCCCGAAAATCTATCTTTTTATCGCCTTCGAAGCGCTCCTGGCTACCATTTTGGGGGATCTCGCCTATTTTTCCGCCCTTAAAATCGGTAACCTTAACGACGTGACGATGATCATGTCCACCTCCCCGATGGTTACGCTCGTCCTGAGCCATTTCTTTCTCGGTGAGCAGATTTACGCCTATCAGGTTGTCGGTATCCTGCTCATCGTGGCGGGGCTGGTGCTGGTCGGTTTGCAGCCGAAGTTTTAG
- a CDS encoding VanW family protein yields the protein MKKASLLVILLACTAVALLSWPVDIAVRPGAKPRPEPTNTAAEDWDWEAQATSYRGPLPWDESPSVQAFLAERGAPVLMAAFKAVLREPIGAEPYNIALAAEKLSGTVVLPGAIFSQNQTIGPYTEDRGYRAGPTYIGNRYTTTIGGGVCKVSSLLYNVVLLSNLRVVERHPHSMTVPYVPPGQDATVYYGVRDFKFQNTTAGPVVILAKFKDNTLYMALYGTEKPPEVRWHHAVLKRVPTWTEEHFNPQLPPGGKRVVMKGQEGIVVRSWLTIKTPTGKAIKKELGTDWYEPSPRIVEFGPRKNSR from the coding sequence TTGAAAAAGGCAAGTCTACTCGTGATCCTTTTGGCCTGCACCGCCGTAGCCCTTCTCTCGTGGCCGGTTGATATAGCCGTAAGGCCCGGCGCCAAACCGCGTCCTGAACCGACTAACACCGCCGCCGAAGACTGGGACTGGGAAGCGCAGGCCACCTCTTACCGGGGGCCGCTCCCCTGGGATGAAAGCCCCAGCGTTCAGGCCTTTTTGGCCGAGCGCGGCGCGCCCGTATTGATGGCGGCTTTCAAGGCGGTCCTGCGCGAACCTATCGGTGCGGAGCCCTACAACATCGCCCTCGCGGCCGAAAAGCTTTCCGGAACCGTCGTCTTACCCGGCGCGATCTTCTCCCAGAACCAGACCATCGGACCCTATACCGAAGACCGCGGCTACCGCGCCGGCCCCACCTATATAGGAAACCGGTACACCACCACCATCGGCGGCGGTGTCTGCAAGGTATCGTCTCTTCTTTACAACGTCGTTTTGCTCAGCAACCTCCGGGTGGTAGAGCGCCACCCCCATTCGATGACGGTTCCTTACGTACCCCCTGGCCAGGACGCGACCGTTTACTACGGCGTCAGAGACTTTAAGTTTCAAAACACCACCGCCGGACCGGTCGTGATCCTGGCTAAATTCAAAGACAACACGCTCTACATGGCGCTCTACGGGACGGAAAAACCACCAGAAGTCAGGTGGCACCACGCCGTCCTGAAGCGGGTGCCCACCTGGACCGAAGAGCATTTTAACCCGCAGCTCCCGCCCGGGGGGAAAAGGGTGGTCATGAAAGGCCAGGAAGGAATTGTAGTCCGTTCGTGGCTCACAATCAAAACGCCTACCGGCAAAGCGATCAAGAAAGAGCTCGGGACAGACTGGTACGAGCCCAGCCCCCGTATCGTCGAGTTCGGCCCGCGTAAAAACAGCCGCTAA
- a CDS encoding pyruvoyl-dependent arginine decarboxylase, with product MSFLLPIPVKFKLVSGTAEGETRLTAFDKAILRAGVGNCNLIKVSSILPPRCRPDRGIVLPPGALVPVAYGFITSDVPGEVIAAAVAVGLAEDPASYGIIMEHSGRVSRAVVEAEIVRMVEEAFACRSLPLKEVLVESTEHQVVKLGCAFAGVVLWY from the coding sequence GTGTCATTCTTGCTTCCCATTCCTGTTAAATTCAAGCTCGTTTCCGGGACGGCGGAAGGGGAAACGAGGCTTACGGCCTTCGATAAGGCCATTCTGCGGGCCGGCGTCGGTAACTGCAACCTCATCAAGGTGAGCAGTATTTTGCCGCCCCGCTGTCGCCCGGACAGGGGTATCGTATTGCCACCGGGGGCGCTTGTACCCGTAGCCTACGGCTTCATCACGAGCGACGTTCCCGGCGAGGTCATTGCGGCGGCGGTAGCCGTCGGCCTGGCGGAAGACCCTGCTTCTTACGGCATCATCATGGAGCACAGCGGACGGGTTTCGCGGGCCGTGGTGGAGGCAGAGATCGTGCGGATGGTTGAGGAGGCCTTCGCTTGCCGCTCGCTGCCGTTGAAAGAGGTGCTGGTCGAAAGCACCGAACACCAGGTTGTGAAGCTGGGTTGTGCCTTCGCGGGCGTGGTTCTATGGTACTGA
- a CDS encoding SPL family radical SAM protein has translation MCEAVVKPIHCKTALSRTGIGGYRYCLNPYFGCAHGCLYCYADTILRFASRAGKWGGFVAPKVNFPQVLTRELQRKQALSGRIILGTVTDAYQPAEAEFGLTRESLKVLAAADPEAEVELLTKSDLVVRDADLLGKLQNCSVGFTVTVSDDGVAAVLEPGAAPPAARLRAAGRLAAAGIEVWAFVAPVLPGITDAPGVLERLVSALSEAGVREVYLDALNPYPASVERLTAAYRRNFPRAVKSLERYLADPSGYLGALSGRLTALARRHGCFIKPPRPWDRRRFTAGRR, from the coding sequence GTGTGCGAAGCGGTTGTAAAACCGATCCACTGCAAAACGGCCCTTAGCCGGACCGGCATCGGCGGCTACCGCTACTGCCTGAACCCCTATTTCGGCTGTGCGCACGGGTGCCTTTACTGCTACGCCGACACAATCCTCCGTTTTGCGAGCCGCGCCGGAAAGTGGGGCGGGTTCGTTGCCCCGAAGGTGAACTTTCCCCAAGTCCTCACCCGTGAATTACAGCGGAAGCAAGCACTTTCGGGGCGGATCATCTTAGGCACGGTTACAGACGCCTACCAGCCCGCGGAGGCGGAATTCGGTCTTACGAGAGAGTCTTTGAAGGTTCTTGCAGCGGCAGATCCGGAGGCGGAGGTCGAGCTGCTCACCAAGTCCGACCTTGTGGTACGGGACGCGGATCTGCTTGGGAAGCTCCAGAACTGCTCCGTGGGCTTTACGGTGACTGTTTCCGACGACGGCGTGGCTGCCGTGCTGGAACCCGGAGCGGCGCCTCCGGCGGCGCGGCTGCGGGCGGCCGGAAGACTTGCCGCTGCGGGTATAGAGGTGTGGGCGTTTGTAGCGCCCGTCCTTCCCGGGATAACTGACGCTCCCGGAGTGTTGGAGCGGCTGGTAAGTGCCCTGAGCGAAGCCGGGGTCCGGGAGGTTTACCTCGATGCCCTGAACCCTTACCCGGCTTCGGTTGAGCGCCTAACGGCTGCTTACCGGAGGAACTTTCCCCGGGCCGTAAAGTCTTTGGAGCGGTATCTCGCCGACCCTTCCGGGTACTTGGGCGCGCTTTCTGGGAGGCTGACAGCTCTTGCGCGCCGGCACGGGTGTTTCATCAAGCCCCCGCGCCCTTGGGACCGGAGAAGATTCACCGCCGGGAGGCGGTAG
- a CDS encoding Crp/Fnr family transcriptional regulator, translated as MKLPVGCAACPVRCLTIAADLAPEVLAEFSRHIVQRRLAPGQQVLVEGEPCTELFIVHAGRLKLYYQNEEGKEQIIDLAGPGDLVGEAAIREGGRCDVSAAAVEEAVVCALPGAYFRWLVQARPEVAWRVLALLGAKLAHSRLVARDLALKRARERLAGVLLRLAAKEGEPVRDGVRLKMPLKVETLAYLAGLTPETTARIMSRWRKEGIIHREKRRLVFDPQKLAPSAEN; from the coding sequence GTGAAGTTACCGGTTGGATGCGCGGCGTGCCCGGTGCGTTGTCTCACGATTGCGGCCGACCTCGCTCCGGAGGTGCTGGCGGAGTTCAGCCGCCATATTGTGCAGCGCCGCCTCGCACCGGGCCAGCAGGTGTTGGTGGAAGGAGAGCCTTGCACGGAGCTTTTCATTGTCCACGCGGGCCGGCTCAAGCTTTACTACCAGAACGAAGAGGGGAAGGAGCAGATTATTGACCTCGCGGGGCCTGGCGACCTGGTGGGCGAAGCTGCTATCCGGGAAGGCGGCCGTTGCGATGTTAGCGCTGCGGCGGTCGAGGAGGCGGTCGTTTGTGCCTTGCCGGGCGCTTACTTCCGGTGGTTGGTGCAGGCTCGGCCGGAGGTGGCTTGGCGGGTTCTGGCGCTCTTAGGGGCCAAACTGGCCCACTCGCGGCTGGTAGCGCGTGACCTGGCGCTCAAGCGGGCGCGCGAGCGTCTGGCAGGAGTGCTGCTGCGCCTGGCGGCAAAAGAAGGGGAGCCGGTGCGGGACGGGGTGCGCCTAAAAATGCCCTTGAAGGTGGAGACGCTGGCGTACCTTGCAGGGCTGACGCCGGAGACTACTGCTCGGATCATGAGCCGGTGGCGTAAAGAGGGAATAATCCACCGCGAGAAGCGGCGGCTGGTGTTTGATCCCCAAAAATTAGCGCCGTCCGCCGAAAATTGA
- a CDS encoding NAD(P)/FAD-dependent oxidoreductase — MPKAAVQQKDGSYAIVPQLTAGLVTPEVLRRIAAVAERYQIPVLKLTGAARIALVGIKEADVDRVWEDLGLPPAPAVGNCVRSVKVCPGTAACTYALQDSLGLGMKLEERYLGAAVPGKFKIGVSGCPRNCAEAWVKDFGVFGKKTGFTVVLGGSAGTTPRLAKVFAEGLSGEEVIALCGRVLAVYGTHGKERESFGALVERLGIEEMRRLAG, encoded by the coding sequence ATGCCGAAGGCAGCAGTGCAGCAAAAAGACGGTAGCTACGCGATCGTTCCCCAGTTAACGGCGGGGCTGGTTACCCCGGAGGTATTGCGGCGCATCGCGGCCGTGGCGGAGCGCTACCAGATCCCGGTGCTCAAGCTCACCGGCGCCGCCCGGATTGCTCTGGTAGGGATCAAAGAGGCGGATGTTGACCGGGTCTGGGAGGATCTCGGGCTACCTCCCGCACCGGCCGTGGGGAACTGCGTCCGGAGCGTTAAGGTCTGCCCCGGGACGGCGGCTTGTACTTACGCCCTGCAGGATTCCCTGGGGTTAGGGATGAAGCTCGAAGAACGCTACTTGGGAGCGGCGGTTCCGGGCAAGTTCAAGATCGGCGTTTCCGGTTGCCCGCGTAACTGTGCCGAGGCCTGGGTTAAAGACTTCGGGGTCTTCGGTAAGAAAACAGGCTTCACTGTGGTATTGGGCGGCAGCGCCGGGACTACACCCCGGCTGGCAAAAGTTTTCGCCGAGGGGTTGAGTGGCGAGGAAGTGATCGCGCTTTGCGGCCGGGTACTCGCGGTTTACGGCACGCACGGAAAGGAGCGCGAATCGTTCGGGGCGTTGGTGGAGCGTTTGGGGATAGAAGAGATGCGACGGCTTGCGGGGTGA
- a CDS encoding aspartyl-phosphate phosphatase Spo0E family protein: protein MDEIGDLIKTIEELRERLEKLFESRGAVDQEVMAASQILDAVVNEYYRILKHKAEEKGG, encoded by the coding sequence GTGGACGAAATCGGGGACCTTATCAAAACGATTGAGGAACTGCGGGAAAGACTGGAGAAGCTTTTTGAATCAAGGGGTGCGGTTGACCAGGAGGTTATGGCGGCAAGCCAGATACTCGATGCCGTGGTGAACGAATACTACCGCATCTTGAAGCACAAGGCGGAAGAAAAAGGGGGTTGA
- a CDS encoding alpha/beta-type small acid-soluble spore protein, whose product MARRKRRTVVPEAEPALDRFKYEVAGELGLADKIERVGWGDMTSRECGLVGGNMVRRMIRYAEEKMSQG is encoded by the coding sequence ATGGCGCGCCGGAAGCGGCGGACCGTTGTTCCGGAGGCCGAGCCTGCTCTCGATAGGTTCAAGTACGAGGTGGCCGGGGAACTGGGACTTGCCGACAAGATTGAGCGCGTTGGCTGGGGGGACATGACCAGCCGGGAGTGCGGTCTGGTCGGCGGCAATATGGTGCGGCGGATGATCCGCTACGCCGAGGAGAAGATGTCCCAGGGCTGA
- the fusA gene encoding elongation factor G yields MKNYAAQDIRNIAVVGHGGTGKTSLVEALLFNTGAITRLGRVEDGTTTADYHPEEIKRGITVHTSIVPCEYEGKKLNFLDTPGYSDFIGEVKAALRVVEGALFVVCGVAGVEVQTEIIWDQAGELPRVVFINKLDRENANFNQVLAGLKEKFGANFVPFTIPVGVAENFRGVVDILNQKAYLDDGKGEKEAPVPADLAGEVETYRDQMIEAAAEADDEYLMKYLEGAELTPEEIQTGLARGLRAAKFVPVLCGSATKNCGVKTLLAFLARFFPAPEVKEGPLAALVFKTLADPYVGRMNFVRVFSGVLKSDTTVYNSTKEKPEKIGQAFYLRGKNQQPTESIPAGDIGVLVKLAETTTGDTLCEKDKPVKLDPIDFPEPTLSIAVEPKTQGDEDKLATALARLVEEEPTVRVTKNTETKQTIITGMGETQLDMILERFKRKFGVEVTQKPLRIPYRETIRGETKVEGKYKKQTGGRGQYGHVWLELKPLPDAEFQFTESVFGGAVPSQYFPAVEKGVREAMTEGILAGYPVTNVAVNLYDGSFHPVDSSELAFKIAASMAFKKGMQQAKPVLLEPIMEVEVLVPENFVGDIISDLNTKRGRILGMEPSGRRTLIKAYVPLAEMTRYAIDLKSMTQGRGTFKMKFSSYEEVPAQLAEKIIKKAQEEKAAEK; encoded by the coding sequence TTGAAAAATTACGCGGCACAAGACATCAGGAATATCGCGGTAGTTGGGCACGGCGGGACCGGTAAGACCTCACTCGTCGAAGCGCTGCTTTTTAATACCGGCGCCATCACGCGCCTCGGGAGGGTGGAAGACGGCACAACCACGGCCGACTACCACCCCGAAGAGATCAAGCGCGGCATCACCGTCCACACCAGCATCGTTCCTTGTGAGTACGAAGGCAAGAAACTTAATTTCCTGGACACCCCGGGTTACTCCGACTTTATCGGGGAGGTAAAAGCGGCCCTCCGGGTGGTGGAAGGAGCGCTTTTCGTCGTTTGCGGCGTGGCCGGCGTGGAAGTCCAGACCGAGATCATCTGGGACCAGGCCGGCGAGCTGCCGCGGGTCGTTTTTATCAACAAGCTCGATAGAGAAAACGCCAATTTCAACCAGGTCCTCGCGGGGTTGAAGGAAAAGTTCGGCGCCAACTTTGTGCCGTTCACCATACCGGTCGGCGTGGCCGAAAACTTCCGGGGCGTGGTCGATATTCTCAACCAGAAGGCATATTTAGACGACGGTAAAGGGGAGAAAGAGGCGCCCGTCCCCGCCGACCTTGCCGGCGAGGTGGAAACGTACCGGGACCAGATGATCGAAGCGGCGGCGGAAGCGGACGACGAGTACCTTATGAAGTACCTCGAAGGGGCAGAGCTTACCCCCGAAGAGATTCAGACGGGCTTGGCCCGAGGCCTCCGGGCAGCCAAGTTCGTGCCCGTCCTCTGCGGCTCGGCCACGAAAAACTGCGGGGTCAAGACCCTTCTTGCTTTCCTGGCGCGCTTCTTCCCCGCGCCGGAGGTCAAAGAAGGGCCGCTTGCCGCCCTGGTCTTCAAGACGCTCGCCGACCCTTACGTGGGCAGAATGAATTTCGTCCGCGTCTTTAGCGGTGTCCTCAAGAGCGACACCACGGTTTACAACAGCACGAAGGAGAAACCCGAAAAAATCGGGCAGGCCTTCTACCTCCGCGGCAAAAACCAGCAGCCCACCGAAAGCATCCCGGCCGGCGATATCGGCGTACTAGTGAAACTTGCCGAAACAACCACTGGCGACACCCTCTGTGAAAAGGATAAACCAGTAAAGCTCGACCCCATCGACTTCCCGGAGCCCACCCTTTCCATTGCCGTCGAGCCGAAAACGCAGGGTGATGAAGATAAGTTGGCTACGGCGCTCGCCCGTCTGGTCGAAGAGGAACCGACCGTTCGGGTAACCAAAAACACCGAAACAAAGCAAACCATCATCACCGGCATGGGCGAAACGCAACTCGACATGATCCTCGAACGCTTCAAGCGCAAGTTCGGGGTGGAAGTTACCCAGAAGCCGCTGCGCATCCCGTACCGGGAGACGATCAGGGGCGAAACCAAAGTCGAAGGGAAATATAAGAAGCAGACGGGGGGCCGCGGGCAGTACGGCCACGTCTGGCTCGAGCTCAAACCGCTGCCGGACGCTGAATTTCAGTTCACCGAGAGCGTTTTCGGCGGCGCGGTCCCGAGCCAGTACTTCCCGGCGGTAGAAAAGGGCGTTCGCGAAGCGATGACCGAAGGCATTTTGGCAGGTTACCCAGTGACCAACGTGGCGGTCAACCTCTACGACGGCTCCTTCCACCCGGTAGACTCATCGGAACTCGCCTTTAAGATCGCCGCCTCGATGGCCTTCAAAAAGGGAATGCAGCAGGCCAAGCCGGTCCTGCTTGAGCCGATCATGGAAGTTGAGGTCTTGGTACCGGAAAACTTTGTCGGCGACATCATCAGCGACCTCAATACCAAGCGGGGCCGCATCCTCGGTATGGAGCCGAGCGGACGACGCACGCTGATCAAGGCCTACGTCCCGCTCGCGGAGATGACCCGCTACGCCATCGATCTCAAGTCGATGACCCAGGGCCGGGGCACCTTCAAGATGAAGTTCTCCTCTTACGAAGAAGTGCCAGCCCAGCTCGCGGAAAAGATTATCAAGAAGGCGCAAGAAGAAAAAGCGGCCGAGAAATAG
- the spoVB gene encoding stage V sporulation protein B, which translates to MRQSLLTGTLVLTGASLVNRVLGFVYQVFLIRLIRTEGIGLFTMIYPLYVLALVIASLGIPVAIAKLVADAVTRHDFGAVGRLLRLSLACTVMASLLVTVTGIATAKVLTGKIVSNPATYLPFVSLLPGVFIVSVCSVFRGFFQGLQYMTPTATSQMLEQLVRVVAGLTLASILLPYGVVAAACGASLGVVCGEGAGFLLMLGYFFWSRGLVAAGRRGPFFDLALGRELFALALPVTLMRLVSTGFLALEAVLIPHRLLATGLTTREATSIYGQFAGIAETLLYTPGIITVSLATALVPAIAEALAARRGDLLSSRVNNALRLTVLTGLPSAAVLFLLPGELCHFIFGYREAGAILQVLAFGAPFLYLQQTTTGILQGLGRPLVPFRNLVVASIFKLTGIYFLTGLPEYGIRGAAAAVVVGFAVMSILNLVDLWQLTGCTPAVGEVILKPLVATLPAAVVLKWGSTFFASRGAGPLLSLAAELLLVGTVYVAGLILTGALRRDDCARLFAIFGKIFTAIKR; encoded by the coding sequence GTGCGCCAGTCGCTCCTAACGGGTACCCTGGTCTTAACCGGTGCCAGTCTGGTAAACCGGGTTCTGGGCTTTGTTTACCAGGTCTTTCTCATCAGGCTTATCCGGACGGAGGGCATCGGCCTCTTTACGATGATTTACCCGCTCTACGTCCTCGCCTTGGTGATCGCTTCGCTCGGCATCCCGGTGGCTATCGCCAAGTTGGTCGCCGATGCGGTAACCAGGCATGATTTTGGTGCGGTGGGGCGGTTGCTGCGCCTTTCCCTCGCTTGTACGGTGATGGCGAGTCTTCTGGTCACCGTGACGGGAATAGCGACGGCGAAGGTGCTGACCGGGAAGATTGTTTCTAATCCGGCAACTTACCTCCCTTTTGTGTCTTTACTGCCGGGCGTCTTTATCGTTTCCGTCTGCTCGGTTTTCCGGGGCTTTTTTCAAGGGCTTCAGTACATGACGCCTACCGCCACCAGCCAGATGTTAGAGCAGTTAGTGCGGGTGGTTGCAGGGCTGACGCTGGCCTCCATTTTGTTGCCTTATGGCGTGGTGGCAGCCGCCTGCGGCGCATCGCTCGGGGTGGTTTGCGGTGAGGGTGCCGGCTTCCTGCTGATGCTCGGCTACTTCTTCTGGAGCCGCGGCCTGGTAGCTGCGGGGCGAAGGGGCCCCTTCTTCGATCTTGCCCTCGGCCGCGAGCTTTTCGCTCTGGCCCTTCCCGTAACGTTGATGCGCCTTGTCTCCACAGGCTTCCTGGCTCTGGAGGCGGTGCTCATCCCGCACCGGCTGCTCGCGACGGGGCTCACGACCCGGGAGGCGACGAGCATCTACGGCCAGTTTGCCGGCATCGCCGAAACCCTGCTTTACACTCCTGGAATCATCACCGTTTCCCTGGCCACCGCGCTGGTGCCGGCCATCGCCGAGGCGCTGGCCGCGCGGCGCGGCGATCTCCTTAGTTCGCGCGTGAATAACGCGCTGCGCCTGACGGTGCTTACCGGGTTGCCAAGCGCGGCGGTGCTTTTTTTGCTCCCGGGCGAGCTCTGCCATTTTATTTTCGGCTATCGTGAAGCAGGGGCTATTCTGCAGGTGCTTGCCTTCGGGGCGCCCTTTCTCTACTTACAGCAGACGACCACCGGGATTCTCCAGGGATTGGGCCGGCCGCTCGTGCCCTTCCGGAACCTCGTGGTGGCCTCGATTTTCAAGCTCACCGGTATCTATTTCCTGACCGGTCTTCCGGAGTACGGCATTCGGGGTGCTGCGGCGGCGGTCGTCGTCGGCTTCGCCGTGATGAGCATCCTCAATCTCGTTGACCTTTGGCAGTTGACCGGCTGCACACCTGCCGTCGGGGAAGTGATTCTGAAGCCTCTGGTGGCGACGCTTCCGGCGGCTGTAGTCCTTAAGTGGGGCAGCACTTTCTTTGCTAGTCGAGGAGCCGGGCCGCTTTTGAGTCTTGCGGCGGAGCTCCTGTTGGTCGGAACCGTTTACGTCGCCGGTTTAATCCTCACCGGGGCTTTGCGGCGGGATGATTGCGCGCGTTTATTTGCCATTTTTGGGAAAATTTTCACCGCGATAAAAAGATGA